Proteins encoded within one genomic window of Carassius gibelio isolate Cgi1373 ecotype wild population from Czech Republic chromosome A4, carGib1.2-hapl.c, whole genome shotgun sequence:
- the LOC127975685 gene encoding neuronal cell adhesion molecule isoform X4, with protein sequence MDRKRSCTLCGGAVMLLLLGHMTNALEVPLDLPQPPTITHQSPKDYIIDPRENIIIHCEAKGKPHPSFSWTRNGTHFDVEKDSKVIMKPNSGTLVIDISGEKAEAYEGVYQCIARNEHGSALSNNIVIRQSRSPLWSKEKVEPITVQRGMSLVLQCRPPAGLPPPIIFWMDNNFQRLPQNSRVSQALNGDLYFSNVLMDDNRNDYICYARFPHTQTIQQKQPITVNVLDNSPSGERAPTFMQPPGMHSTSMVLKGDTLQLECIADGLPTPDISWSKVNGELPSGRFSFHSFQKTLKITEVTDADGGDYRCLARNRLGSNHHIITVVVRAAPFWISAPQNLILAPKESGMLTCRADGNPKPTVTWSVNGIPIENSHKDPSRKIENGNIILSDVQTGSSAVYQCNASNEYGYLLGNAFVSVLAEPPRVLTPPNHVYSVITNSRALLDCASFGSPLPKITWFKNGQSVLDGDLYIIHKNNTLEINVARPVHSGKYTCIASNSLGNKENHVYLEVKEPTRILRQPEYKVVQRNSVAEFECKVKHDPTLIPSMIWLKDNMELPDDSRFEVGSDSLTIRDVREDDEGNYTCIRNTTLDQDSASAMLTVVEQPDPPTDLELTDQREHSVRLTWTPGYENNSPIQLFLIQYEDSLHKPGVWVNMTEVSGTRTTVNLELSPYVYYSFRVLALNEVGLSQPSAPSRQYRTNPAQPDVNPSDVEVIGTSPDSLTITWKELTGLESNGPGLQYNVSWRQKDVDQQWNSLSLANVSQYVVTGTPTFTPYEVTVQAVNDYGPGPTPEVVLGYSGEDLPTMAPENVKVSVQNGTMAVVSWDAVPLSTVQGRLNGYKVSYWNLRSLHKQDPEPKKPQELIFQENETESLLLGLHPYSQYNLNIRAFNGKGDGPSSPNQIFETPEGVPGPPADLKVENLNLDSLVVKWAPPVEYNGHLTGYLFKYQPINTTDELGPLKELLLAANETSVTLDNLKHSTRYKFYLNAKTVKGYGPTVTEEGVTIMDEALIRHPAVEAGKDSAPPTPPPTPPVTQFLQPPFHKAPPAGRMFGSVNSSVEENHAVISWEYSGPDRNVYVEYVVDNSKDPWKTEYVNGTRTYQIRGLKPGMSYRVRVVAKDHSDATVHSTEELLITVPAMTSKQVDIATQGWFIGLMCAIALLILVLLIVCFIKRNKGGKYPVKEKEDAHQDPEIQPMKDDDGTFGEYSDTEDHKPLKGSRTPSNGTVKKDDSDDSLVDYGEGGDGQFNEDGSFIGQYSGKKEKDTAEGNESSEAPSPVNAMNSFV encoded by the exons ATGGACAGGAAGAGGAGTTGCACGCTTTGTGGAGGAGctgtgatgctgctgctgctgggtcACATGACCAATGCATTAGAAGTGCCTCTAGATC TGCCTCAGCCTCCCACAATAACTCATCAGTCCCCCAAGGATTACATCATTGACCCTCGGGAGAACATCATTATCCACTGCGAGGCGAAAGGAAAGCCTCATCCCAG CTTTTCATGGACTCGTAATGGCACTCATTTCGATGTGGAAAAGGATTCCAAAGTTATCATGAAGCCCAACTCAGGCACTCTGGTCATTGACATTAGTGGAGAGAAGGCAGAGGCATATGAGGGTGTTTACCAGTGCATCGCCCGCAACGAGCACGGCTCTGCCTTGTCCAATAACATTGTCATCCGTCAGTCAA GGTCCCCCTTGTGGTCAAAAGAGAAAGTtgaaccaatcacagtgcagAGGGGTATGTCTCTTGTACTGCAGTGCAGACCCCCAGCTGGCCTCCCTCCTCCAATCATCTTCTGGATGGATAACA ATTTCCAGAGACTTCCCCAAAACAGCCGTGTGTCCCAGGCTTTAAACGGAGACCTGTATTTCTCCAACGTGCTCATGGATGACAACAGAAACGACTACATCTGCTACGCCCGCTTCCCACACACTCAGACTATCCAGCAGAAACAGCCGATCACTGTCAATGTCCTCGACA ACAGTCCTTCTGGGGAGAGAGCGCCCACTTTCATGCAGCCACCAGGAATGCACAGTACCAGCATGGTCCTGAAAGGAGACACGCTGCAGCTGGAATGCATCGCTGATGGCCT TCCAACGCCAGATATCTCCTGGAGCAAGGTGAACGGGGAACTGCCAAGCGGCCGTTTTTCATTTCACAGTTTCCAGAAAACTCTGAAGATAACAGAGGTGACGGACGCGGATGGGGGAGATTACCGCTGTTTAGCCAGGAATCGCCTGGGGAGCAACCATCACATCATCACTGTAGTGGTCAGAG CGGCTCCCTTTTGGATCAGTGCCCCTCAGAACCTCATCCTCGCGCCGAAAGAATCTGGGATGCTCACCTGCCGGGCGGATGGCAACCCCAAACCAACGGTCACATGGTCTGTCAATGGAATTCCCATTGAAA ACTCCCATAAGGACCCCAGTCGGAAAATCGAAAATGGCAATATCATCCTCAGTGATGTTCAGACCGGCTCGAGCGCTGTTTACCAGTGCAACGCCTCCAATGAGTACGGTTATCTGCTGGGCAATGCCTTCGTCAGTGTCCTGG CTGAACCTCCAAGGGTGCTGACCCCTCCAAATCATGTGTACTCCGTCATCACTAACAGTAGAGCTTTGTTAGACTGTGCTTCGTTCGGCTCACCACTTCCAAAAATCACATG GTTTAAAAACGGTCAGAGCGTGCTGGATGGAGACTTGTACATCATTCATAAGAACAATACCTTAGAGATCAATGTGGCTCGACCAGTACACAGTGGCAAATACACCTGCATTGCCTCAAACAGTCTTGGCAACAAAGAAAATCATGTTTACCTGGAAGTGAAAG AGCCTACACGGATCCTCAGACAGCCTGAGTATAAAGTGGTCCAGAGAAACAGCGTGGCTGAGTTTGAGTGTAAGGTCAAACATGACCCCACTCTCATTCCCTCCATGATATGGCTCAAAGACAATATGGAGCTTCCCGATGACTCTCG atTTGAGGTGGGCTCTGATAGTCTGACTATACGTGACGTGAGAGAGGATGATGAAGGCAACTACACCTGCATCAGAAACACCACCCTTGACCAAGATTCAGCCAGCGCCATGCTCACAGTAGTCG AGCAACCGGATCCACCTACAGACCTGGAGCTGACAGACCAACGAGAGCACAGTGTTCGGCTTACATGGACCCCTGGTTATGAAAACAATAGTCCTATTCAAC TGTTCCTGATCCAGTATGAAGATTCGCTCCACAAGCCTGGAGTATGGGTCAATATGACCGAAGTCTCAGGAACCAGAACCACAGTGAACTTGGAGCTTTCCCCGTATGTGTATTACTCCTTCAGGGTCCTGGCACTCAATGAAGTGGGTCTGAGTCAACCCAGCGCTCCATCTAGACAGTACAGAACCAACCCTGCAC AGCCTGACGTGAATCCATCAGACGTTGAAGTCATTGGAACATCACCTGACAGCCTGACAATAACTTGGAAG GAGCTGACTGGGCTGGAGTCGAACGGTCCAGGCCTACAGTACAACGTGAGCTGGAGACAGAAAGATGTGGATCAGCAATGGAATTCACTCTCTCTGGCCAATGTCTCGCAGTATGTGGTGACAGGAACGCCCACTTTTACGCCTTATGAAGTCACCGTGCAAGCGGTCAATGACTACGGCCCTGGTCCCACACCAGAGGTAGTGCTGGGATATTCAGGAGAGGACT TACCAACTATGGCCCCGGAGAACGTAAAAGTTTCTGTTCAGAATGGGACGATGGCTGTAGTGAGCTGGGACGCTGTTCCTCTTTCAACAGTACAGGGACGACTGAATGGATATAAG GTGAGTTACTGGAATTTGAGAAGCCTACACAAGCAAGACCCTGAGCCCAAGAAACCACAGGAGCTCATCTTTCAAGAAAATGAGACGGAGAGTCTTCTGCTTGGCCTTCATCCCTACAGCCAGTACAACCTCAACATTAGAGCCTTCAACGGGAAAGGAGACGGACCCAGCAGCCCCAATCAGATATTTGAAACACCAGAGGGAG ttcctgGGCCTCCTGCAGATTTAAAAGTTGAAAATCTGAACCTGGACTCACTTGTTGTGAAGTGGGCGCCACCTGTAGAATATAACGGTCACCTGACAGGATACTTGTTCAAATACCAGCCTA TCAACACAACAGATGAACTTGGGCCGCTGAAAGAGCTGCTTCTAGCAGCAAACGAGACCAGCGTCACTCTGGACAACCTCAAGCACAGCACACGCTACAAGTTCTATTTGAACGCCAAGACTGTCAAGGGCTACGGCCCCACTGTCACAGAAGAGGGTGTCACAATCATGGACGAAG CATTAATTCGTCATCCCGCAGTAGAGGCGGGAAAAG ACTCAGCCCCCCCTACACCACCACCAACCCCCCCTGTCACTCAATTTTTGCAGCCCCCGTTTCACAAGG CGCCACCTGCGGGTCGGATGTTTGGGAGTGTAAACTCCTCAGTGGAGGAGAACCATGCTGTGATAAGCTGGGAATACTCGGGGCCGGATAGGAATGTTTATGTGGAATATGTTGTTGATAACA GTAAAGATCCCTGGAAAACAGAGTATGTAAATGGCACTCGGACATATCAGATTAGAGGACTAAAGCCGGGGATGTCCTATAGGGTTCGGGTGGTAGCCAAAGACCACTCAGACGCAACGGTCCACAGTACAGAGGAGCTGTTGATTACAGTTCCAG CTATGACTAGCAAGCAGGTTGACATAGCCACACAGGGCTGGTTTATCGGGCTGATGTGTGCTATTGCTTTACTGATCCTGGTGCTCCTCATCGTTTGCTTTATAAAGAGGAACAAAGGAGGCAAATATCCAG taaaagaaaaagaagatgcCCATCAAGACCCAGAAATCCAGCCCATGAAAGATGATGATGGGACATTTGGGGAGTACAG TGACACAGAGGATCACAAGCCCTTGAAAGGCAGCCGGACCCCATCCAACGGGACGGTCAAGAAGGACGACAGTGACGACAGCCTGGTGGATTATGGCGAGGGAGGAGACGGCCAGTTCAACGAGGACGGCTCGTTCATCGGCCAGTACAGCGGGAAGAAGGAGAAAGACACGGCGGAAGGCAACGAGAGTTCAGAGGCTCCTTCTCCAGTCAATGCCATGAACTCCTTTGTGTAA
- the LOC127975685 gene encoding neuronal cell adhesion molecule isoform X2, producing the protein MDRKRSCTLCGGAVMLLLLGHMTNALEVPLDLPQPPTITHQSPKDYIIDPRENIIIHCEAKGKPHPSFSWTRNGTHFDVEKDSKVIMKPNSGTLVIDISGEKAEAYEGVYQCIARNEHGSALSNNIVIRQSRSPLWSKEKVEPITVQRGMSLVLQCRPPAGLPPPIIFWMDNNFQRLPQNSRVSQALNGDLYFSNVLMDDNRNDYICYARFPHTQTIQQKQPITVNVLDNSPSGERAPTFMQPPGMHSTSMVLKGDTLQLECIADGLPTPDISWSKVNGELPSGRFSFHSFQKTLKITEVTDADGGDYRCLARNRLGSNHHIITVVVRAAPFWISAPQNLILAPKESGMLTCRADGNPKPTVTWSVNGIPIENSHKDPSRKIENGNIILSDVQTGSSAVYQCNASNEYGYLLGNAFVSVLAEPPRVLTPPNHVYSVITNSRALLDCASFGSPLPKITWFKNGQSVLDGDLYIIHKNNTLEINVARPVHSGKYTCIASNSLGNKENHVYLEVKEPTRILRQPEYKVVQRNSVAEFECKVKHDPTLIPSMIWLKDNMELPDDSRFEVGSDSLTIRDVREDDEGNYTCIRNTTLDQDSASAMLTVVEATPTPPIIMEQPDPPTDLELTDQREHSVRLTWTPGYENNSPIQLFLIQYEDSLHKPGVWVNMTEVSGTRTTVNLELSPYVYYSFRVLALNEVGLSQPSAPSRQYRTNPAQPDVNPSDVEVIGTSPDSLTITWKELTGLESNGPGLQYNVSWRQKDVDQQWNSLSLANVSQYVVTGTPTFTPYEVTVQAVNDYGPGPTPEVVLGYSGEDLPTMAPENVKVSVQNGTMAVVSWDAVPLSTVQGRLNGYKVSYWNLRSLHKQDPEPKKPQELIFQENETESLLLGLHPYSQYNLNIRAFNGKGDGPSSPNQIFETPEGVPGPPADLKVENLNLDSLVVKWAPPVEYNGHLTGYLFKYQPINTTDELGPLKELLLAANETSVTLDNLKHSTRYKFYLNAKTVKGYGPTVTEEGVTIMDEALIRHPAVEAGKDSAPPTPPPTPPVTQFLQPPFHKAPPAGRMFGSVNSSVEENHAVISWEYSGPDRNVYVEYVVDNSKDPWKTEYVNGTRTYQIRGLKPGMSYRVRVVAKDHSDATVHSTEELLITVPAMTSKQVDIATQGWFIGLMCAIALLILVLLIVCFIKRNKGGKYPVKEKEDAHQDPEIQPMKDDDGTFGEYSDTEDHKPLKGSRTPSNGTVKKDDSDDSLVDYGEGGDGQFNEDGSFIGQYSGKKEKDTAEGNESSEAPSPVNAMNSFV; encoded by the exons ATGGACAGGAAGAGGAGTTGCACGCTTTGTGGAGGAGctgtgatgctgctgctgctgggtcACATGACCAATGCATTAGAAGTGCCTCTAGATC TGCCTCAGCCTCCCACAATAACTCATCAGTCCCCCAAGGATTACATCATTGACCCTCGGGAGAACATCATTATCCACTGCGAGGCGAAAGGAAAGCCTCATCCCAG CTTTTCATGGACTCGTAATGGCACTCATTTCGATGTGGAAAAGGATTCCAAAGTTATCATGAAGCCCAACTCAGGCACTCTGGTCATTGACATTAGTGGAGAGAAGGCAGAGGCATATGAGGGTGTTTACCAGTGCATCGCCCGCAACGAGCACGGCTCTGCCTTGTCCAATAACATTGTCATCCGTCAGTCAA GGTCCCCCTTGTGGTCAAAAGAGAAAGTtgaaccaatcacagtgcagAGGGGTATGTCTCTTGTACTGCAGTGCAGACCCCCAGCTGGCCTCCCTCCTCCAATCATCTTCTGGATGGATAACA ATTTCCAGAGACTTCCCCAAAACAGCCGTGTGTCCCAGGCTTTAAACGGAGACCTGTATTTCTCCAACGTGCTCATGGATGACAACAGAAACGACTACATCTGCTACGCCCGCTTCCCACACACTCAGACTATCCAGCAGAAACAGCCGATCACTGTCAATGTCCTCGACA ACAGTCCTTCTGGGGAGAGAGCGCCCACTTTCATGCAGCCACCAGGAATGCACAGTACCAGCATGGTCCTGAAAGGAGACACGCTGCAGCTGGAATGCATCGCTGATGGCCT TCCAACGCCAGATATCTCCTGGAGCAAGGTGAACGGGGAACTGCCAAGCGGCCGTTTTTCATTTCACAGTTTCCAGAAAACTCTGAAGATAACAGAGGTGACGGACGCGGATGGGGGAGATTACCGCTGTTTAGCCAGGAATCGCCTGGGGAGCAACCATCACATCATCACTGTAGTGGTCAGAG CGGCTCCCTTTTGGATCAGTGCCCCTCAGAACCTCATCCTCGCGCCGAAAGAATCTGGGATGCTCACCTGCCGGGCGGATGGCAACCCCAAACCAACGGTCACATGGTCTGTCAATGGAATTCCCATTGAAA ACTCCCATAAGGACCCCAGTCGGAAAATCGAAAATGGCAATATCATCCTCAGTGATGTTCAGACCGGCTCGAGCGCTGTTTACCAGTGCAACGCCTCCAATGAGTACGGTTATCTGCTGGGCAATGCCTTCGTCAGTGTCCTGG CTGAACCTCCAAGGGTGCTGACCCCTCCAAATCATGTGTACTCCGTCATCACTAACAGTAGAGCTTTGTTAGACTGTGCTTCGTTCGGCTCACCACTTCCAAAAATCACATG GTTTAAAAACGGTCAGAGCGTGCTGGATGGAGACTTGTACATCATTCATAAGAACAATACCTTAGAGATCAATGTGGCTCGACCAGTACACAGTGGCAAATACACCTGCATTGCCTCAAACAGTCTTGGCAACAAAGAAAATCATGTTTACCTGGAAGTGAAAG AGCCTACACGGATCCTCAGACAGCCTGAGTATAAAGTGGTCCAGAGAAACAGCGTGGCTGAGTTTGAGTGTAAGGTCAAACATGACCCCACTCTCATTCCCTCCATGATATGGCTCAAAGACAATATGGAGCTTCCCGATGACTCTCG atTTGAGGTGGGCTCTGATAGTCTGACTATACGTGACGTGAGAGAGGATGATGAAGGCAACTACACCTGCATCAGAAACACCACCCTTGACCAAGATTCAGCCAGCGCCATGCTCACAGTAGTCG AGGCCACACCAACACCACCTATAATTATGg AGCAACCGGATCCACCTACAGACCTGGAGCTGACAGACCAACGAGAGCACAGTGTTCGGCTTACATGGACCCCTGGTTATGAAAACAATAGTCCTATTCAAC TGTTCCTGATCCAGTATGAAGATTCGCTCCACAAGCCTGGAGTATGGGTCAATATGACCGAAGTCTCAGGAACCAGAACCACAGTGAACTTGGAGCTTTCCCCGTATGTGTATTACTCCTTCAGGGTCCTGGCACTCAATGAAGTGGGTCTGAGTCAACCCAGCGCTCCATCTAGACAGTACAGAACCAACCCTGCAC AGCCTGACGTGAATCCATCAGACGTTGAAGTCATTGGAACATCACCTGACAGCCTGACAATAACTTGGAAG GAGCTGACTGGGCTGGAGTCGAACGGTCCAGGCCTACAGTACAACGTGAGCTGGAGACAGAAAGATGTGGATCAGCAATGGAATTCACTCTCTCTGGCCAATGTCTCGCAGTATGTGGTGACAGGAACGCCCACTTTTACGCCTTATGAAGTCACCGTGCAAGCGGTCAATGACTACGGCCCTGGTCCCACACCAGAGGTAGTGCTGGGATATTCAGGAGAGGACT TACCAACTATGGCCCCGGAGAACGTAAAAGTTTCTGTTCAGAATGGGACGATGGCTGTAGTGAGCTGGGACGCTGTTCCTCTTTCAACAGTACAGGGACGACTGAATGGATATAAG GTGAGTTACTGGAATTTGAGAAGCCTACACAAGCAAGACCCTGAGCCCAAGAAACCACAGGAGCTCATCTTTCAAGAAAATGAGACGGAGAGTCTTCTGCTTGGCCTTCATCCCTACAGCCAGTACAACCTCAACATTAGAGCCTTCAACGGGAAAGGAGACGGACCCAGCAGCCCCAATCAGATATTTGAAACACCAGAGGGAG ttcctgGGCCTCCTGCAGATTTAAAAGTTGAAAATCTGAACCTGGACTCACTTGTTGTGAAGTGGGCGCCACCTGTAGAATATAACGGTCACCTGACAGGATACTTGTTCAAATACCAGCCTA TCAACACAACAGATGAACTTGGGCCGCTGAAAGAGCTGCTTCTAGCAGCAAACGAGACCAGCGTCACTCTGGACAACCTCAAGCACAGCACACGCTACAAGTTCTATTTGAACGCCAAGACTGTCAAGGGCTACGGCCCCACTGTCACAGAAGAGGGTGTCACAATCATGGACGAAG CATTAATTCGTCATCCCGCAGTAGAGGCGGGAAAAG ACTCAGCCCCCCCTACACCACCACCAACCCCCCCTGTCACTCAATTTTTGCAGCCCCCGTTTCACAAGG CGCCACCTGCGGGTCGGATGTTTGGGAGTGTAAACTCCTCAGTGGAGGAGAACCATGCTGTGATAAGCTGGGAATACTCGGGGCCGGATAGGAATGTTTATGTGGAATATGTTGTTGATAACA GTAAAGATCCCTGGAAAACAGAGTATGTAAATGGCACTCGGACATATCAGATTAGAGGACTAAAGCCGGGGATGTCCTATAGGGTTCGGGTGGTAGCCAAAGACCACTCAGACGCAACGGTCCACAGTACAGAGGAGCTGTTGATTACAGTTCCAG CTATGACTAGCAAGCAGGTTGACATAGCCACACAGGGCTGGTTTATCGGGCTGATGTGTGCTATTGCTTTACTGATCCTGGTGCTCCTCATCGTTTGCTTTATAAAGAGGAACAAAGGAGGCAAATATCCAG taaaagaaaaagaagatgcCCATCAAGACCCAGAAATCCAGCCCATGAAAGATGATGATGGGACATTTGGGGAGTACAG TGACACAGAGGATCACAAGCCCTTGAAAGGCAGCCGGACCCCATCCAACGGGACGGTCAAGAAGGACGACAGTGACGACAGCCTGGTGGATTATGGCGAGGGAGGAGACGGCCAGTTCAACGAGGACGGCTCGTTCATCGGCCAGTACAGCGGGAAGAAGGAGAAAGACACGGCGGAAGGCAACGAGAGTTCAGAGGCTCCTTCTCCAGTCAATGCCATGAACTCCTTTGTGTAA